One Prunus dulcis chromosome 7, ALMONDv2, whole genome shotgun sequence DNA segment encodes these proteins:
- the LOC117633852 gene encoding IQ domain-containing protein IQM1 has product MGLSLSLLSSAWEEIVKHSFFDLTYNIRLSPRDGGAHVILRTHSFKKTDSFKKTEPETTIVSNSSNELGTNNSTRLRDYKPENVTLDRNLSFKGLVQDRQEMATDVCKGKNDLKHKPMPALAVPENPVFFSPRPVSELDAAAVKLQKVYKSYRTRRNLADCAVVVEELWWKALDFAALKRSSVSFFNVEKPETAVSRWARARTRAAKVGKGLSKDEKAQKLALQHWLEAIDPRHRYGHNLHFYYDIWFESESSQPFFYWLDCGDGKEINVEKCPRPVLHRQCIKYLGPIEREAYEVVVENGKLLYRQSGVLVNTIGGSKWIFVLSTTRSLYVGQKKKGQFQHSSFLAGGATTAAGRLVAHDGILEAIWPYSGHYHPTEENFMEFISFLEENHVDLSNVKRCAIDDDYPSMKITDGEPTKLESFKSTESDGGKTTSSDDITKKTTITTVQEETKNVLGANAKPPVFDLGKRLSCKWTSGTGPRIGCVRDYPAELQSRALEQVNLSPRVTPGMLGHYGPIPSPRPSPKVRLSPRLAYMGLPSPRTQIPAAS; this is encoded by the exons ATGGGGCTATCCCTCTCATTACTTTCGTCAGCCTGGGAGGAGATTGTAAAGCATAGTTTCTTTGATTTGACATACAACATCAGGCTCAGCCCCAGAGATGGAGGTGCTCATGTGATATTGAGAACACATAGCTTTAAGAAAACAGATAGCTTCAAGAAAACAGAACCAGAAACCACCATTGTTTCGAATAGTTCTAACGAATTGGGGACCAACAATTCAACTCGTTTGAGGGATTACAAGCCTGAAAATGTAACACTTGACAGAAATCTTTCGTTCAAGGGTCTTGTTCAAGACAGGCAGGAAATGGCCACAGATGTTTGTAAAGGCAAAAATGATTTGAAGCATAAACCAATGCCTGCACTTGCTGTGCCTGAAAACCCGGTTTTCTTTTCACCAAGGCCCGTTAGTGAGCTTGATGCTGCAGCAGTTAAGCTTCAAAAGGTTTACAAGAGTTATCGAACTCGAAGAAACCTGGCAGATTGTGCTGTGGTGGTTGAGGAGCTATG GTGGAAGGCATTAGATTTTGCAGCTCTCAAGCGGAGTTCTGTGTCATTCTTCAATGTTGAGAAACCGGAAACTGCTGTTTCCCGGTGGGCAAGGGCTAGGACAAGAGCAGCCAAG GTTGGAAAGGGTTTGTCCAAGGATGAGAAGGCACAAAAGTTGGCTCTTCAACACTGGCTTGAAGCT ATTGATCCACGACATCGGTATGGACACAATTTACATTTTTACTATGATATCTGGTTTGAAAGTGAGAGCAGTCAGCCTTTCTTCTACTG GCTGGATTGCGGAGACGGTAAAGAAATAAATGTGGAGAAATGTCCCAGGCCAGTTCTACACCGACAATGCATCAAGTATCTCGGACCA atagagagagaagcaTATGAAGTAGTGGTGGAAAATGGGAAGCTTTTATACAGGCAAAGTGGGGTGCTTGTGAACACCATTGGAGGTTCCAAATGGATATTTGTGCTGAGCACAACAAGGTCCTTGTATGTGGGGCAGAAGAAGAAGGGCCAGTTTCAACACTCCAGTTTTCTAGCAGGAGGAGCCACCACAGCAGCTGGAAGATTGGTTGCCCATGATGGGATTCTTGAGGCTATTTGGCCATACAGTGGTCATTATCACCCAACAGAAGAAAACTTCATGGAATTCATCAGCTTCCTAGAAGAAAATCATGTAGATCTCTCCAATGTTAAG AGGTGTGCAATTGATGATGACTATCCTTCAATGAAGATCACTGATGGGGAACCAACAAAGCTTGAATCATTCAAATCAACAGAATCAGACGGTGGAAAGACAACTAGTTCAGATGATATCACAAAGaaaaccacaatcacaacCGTTCAAGAGGAAACTAAGAACGTTTTGGGTGCCAATGCCAAACCACCAGTGTTTGACTTGGGCAAACGCTTATCATGCAAATGGACTTCAGGAACTGGACCCAGAATTGGGTGTGTCCGGGACTACCCAGCAGAGCTACAATCCAGAGCGT
- the LOC117633853 gene encoding uncharacterized protein LOC117633853, with the protein MAESKPGPTQASPDKELKAPNLIERAKEEIGAIMHTEKSHNDHKETHGMRTDIDEKTPLDNVKAPNMFERAKEEFEAIVEAIHPKTESPTHGKREEKKESKKQEKTDSQSENNAKTTSFIGKAKEKIGTIMHHEKSPKLHDKETHDKSPKHHTEETHGTSDDIDANIPIDHVKAPNVFERAKEEIEAFVQSIHPKKKEKNPVSSPKKEGGL; encoded by the exons ATGGCGGAATCCAAACCCGGCCCAACGCAAGCTTCACCCG ATAAGGAATTAAAGGCACCTAATTTGATTGAAAGAGCAAAGGAAGAGATTGGAGCAATAATGCACACTGAAAAATCACATAACGATCACAAGGAAACTCATGGCATGCGTACGGATATTGATGAAAAGACCCCACTAGACAATGTCAAAGCTCCAAATATGTTTGAACGAGCGAAGGAGGAGTTTGAGGCTATAGTTGAAGCAATCCATCCCAAGACAGAGTCTCCCACTCATGGCAAAAG GGAGGAAAAAAAGGAGTCGAAAAAACAGGAGAAAACCGACTCTCAATCAG AAAATAATGCCAAGACAACTAGCTTTATTGGGAAAGCGAAGGAAAAGATTGGAACGATCATGCACCATGAGAAGTCACCAAAGCTTCATGATAAAGAAACTCATGACAAGTCACCAAAGCATCATACTGAAGAAACTCATGGAACGAGTGATGACATAGATGCAAATATCCCAATCGATCATGTTAAGGCTCCGAATGTTTTTGAAAGAGCAAAGGAGGAAATCGAGGCTTTTGTCCAATCGATTCAtcccaagaaaaaagagaaaaatccaGTTTCTTCACCTAAGAAGGAAGGTGGACTGTGA